One genomic segment of Streptomyces sp. TLI_146 includes these proteins:
- a CDS encoding alkaline phosphatase family protein — protein MAQPAWQDPEPLALDTAPLPEYGSGSLADLLPTLAAGMGVPGVSAAIPELTPADRNCVFLIDGLGWEQIKAHPDEAPYLHGLLATSRGGTGRPITAGFPATTATSLASVGTGLPPAAHGLPGYTARNPQTGELMNQLRWKPWTDPHVWQPYPTVFQLADAAGVHTAQVSSPTFQHTPLTKVALSGGTFHGRLTGEDRMDLAAAQLAAGDRSLVYTYYSEVDGKGHRFGVDSDAWRGQLMYVDRLVQRLAEQLPPRSALYVTADHGMIDIPFDEESRIDFDEDWELGAGVALLGGEGRARHVYAVPAAEADVLTVWREVLGEQFWVASRDEAIAAGWFGAPGVCDERVYGRIGDVVAAASADVVITASRNEPHESAMVGMHGSMTPVEQLVPLLEVRS, from the coding sequence ATGGCCCAGCCCGCCTGGCAGGACCCGGAACCCCTCGCCCTCGACACCGCCCCCCTGCCCGAGTACGGCAGCGGCTCGCTCGCCGACCTGCTGCCCACCCTCGCGGCCGGCATGGGCGTGCCCGGCGTGAGCGCCGCCATCCCCGAGCTGACCCCGGCCGACCGGAACTGTGTGTTCCTGATCGACGGGCTCGGCTGGGAGCAGATCAAGGCCCACCCCGACGAGGCGCCCTATCTGCACGGGCTGCTCGCCACCTCGCGCGGCGGCACCGGACGGCCGATCACCGCCGGGTTCCCCGCCACCACCGCCACCTCGCTCGCCTCCGTCGGCACCGGCCTGCCGCCCGCCGCGCACGGCCTGCCCGGCTACACCGCGCGCAACCCGCAGACCGGCGAGCTGATGAACCAGCTCCGCTGGAAGCCCTGGACCGACCCGCACGTCTGGCAGCCGTACCCCACGGTCTTCCAGCTGGCCGACGCGGCCGGGGTGCACACCGCCCAGGTCTCCTCGCCCACCTTCCAGCACACCCCGCTCACCAAGGTCGCGCTCAGTGGCGGAACGTTTCACGGCCGGCTGACCGGCGAGGACCGGATGGACCTGGCGGCCGCGCAACTGGCCGCCGGGGACCGCTCGCTGGTCTACACGTACTACAGCGAGGTCGACGGCAAGGGCCACCGCTTCGGCGTCGACTCGGACGCCTGGCGCGGTCAGCTGATGTACGTCGACCGGCTGGTCCAGCGCCTCGCCGAGCAGCTGCCGCCGCGCTCCGCGCTCTATGTCACCGCCGACCACGGCATGATCGACATCCCCTTCGACGAAGAGTCCCGTATCGACTTCGACGAGGACTGGGAGCTGGGCGCGGGAGTCGCCCTGCTCGGCGGCGAGGGCCGGGCCCGGCACGTCTACGCGGTCCCGGCCGCCGAGGCCGACGTACTGACCGTCTGGCGCGAGGTGCTCGGCGAGCAGTTCTGGGTGGCGAGCCGCGACGAGGCGATAGCGGCGGGCTGGTTCGGGGCCCCGGGCGTCTGCGACGAGCGGGTGTACGGGCGGATCGGCGACGTCGTCGCGGCCGCGAGCGCCGACGTGGTGATCACCGCCTCGCGGAACGAGCCGCACGAGTCCGCGATGGTCGGCATGCACGGCTCGATGACCCCCGTCGAGCAGCTCGTACCGCTCCTCGAAGTACGCTCGTAA
- a CDS encoding thymidine kinase, whose product MPELVFFSGTMDCGKSTLALQIEHNRSARGLQGMIFTRDDRAGEGKLSSRLGLVTDAVEAADGFDFYAYLVAHLSKGGRCDYVIADEAQFLAPDQIDQLARVVDDLDLDVFAFGITTDFRSKLFPGSQRLVELADRVEVLQVEALCWCGARATHNARTRGGEMVVEGAQVVVGDVNQSEDEIGYEVLCRRHHRRRMTAAAARAAALSPDVLPVDA is encoded by the coding sequence ATGCCCGAGCTGGTGTTCTTCTCCGGAACGATGGACTGCGGAAAGAGCACCCTCGCTCTTCAGATCGAGCACAACCGCTCCGCGCGCGGCCTCCAGGGCATGATCTTCACGCGGGACGACCGCGCGGGCGAGGGCAAGCTGTCCTCCCGGCTCGGCCTGGTGACGGACGCCGTCGAGGCCGCCGACGGCTTCGACTTCTACGCGTATCTGGTCGCCCACCTCTCCAAGGGCGGCCGCTGCGACTACGTGATCGCCGACGAGGCGCAGTTCCTCGCGCCCGACCAGATCGACCAGCTCGCCCGGGTCGTCGACGACCTCGACCTGGACGTCTTCGCCTTCGGCATCACCACCGACTTCCGCTCCAAGCTCTTCCCCGGCTCCCAGCGCCTGGTCGAGCTGGCCGACCGCGTCGAGGTCCTCCAGGTCGAGGCGCTCTGCTGGTGCGGGGCGCGGGCCACGCACAACGCGCGTACGCGCGGCGGGGAGATGGTGGTCGAGGGCGCGCAGGTCGTGGTCGGTGACGTGAACCAGTCCGAGGACGAGATCGGGTACGAGGTGCTGTGCCGGCGCCACCACCGGCGGCGGATGACGGCCGCGGCCGCGCGGGCGGCCGCGTTGTCGCCCGACGTGCTGCCGGTCGACGCGTAG
- a CDS encoding VOC family protein — translation MSQAETRRTPGTPCWVSLMVHGLAPTQEFYAALFGWEFRPGPASLGPYVRALLDGAEVAGIGQLPPDRHLPIAWTTYLATDDADATAETIRHCGGTVGVGPLDAGDAGRLVIASDPEGAVFGAWQAQAHVGTMVAGAPGTPVWNELVTRETSTVGKFYESVFGYDKEAVVSADFDYVTLHIDGRPVCSLHGVGNALPRDKGAHWMTYFEVADTDEAAARVVELGGQVLRPPHEGSSGRTATVADPEGAVFTVVRSAP, via the coding sequence ATGTCCCAGGCAGAGACCCGGCGCACGCCCGGCACACCCTGCTGGGTGAGCCTCATGGTGCACGGCCTGGCTCCTACCCAGGAGTTCTACGCGGCGCTGTTCGGCTGGGAGTTCCGGCCGGGGCCCGCCTCGCTCGGCCCCTATGTGCGGGCGCTGCTCGACGGCGCCGAGGTCGCGGGCATCGGCCAGCTGCCGCCCGACCGCCATCTGCCGATCGCGTGGACGACGTATCTGGCCACCGACGACGCCGACGCGACGGCCGAGACGATCCGGCACTGCGGCGGCACGGTCGGGGTCGGGCCGCTGGACGCGGGCGACGCGGGCCGCCTGGTGATCGCCTCGGACCCGGAGGGCGCGGTCTTCGGCGCCTGGCAGGCGCAGGCGCACGTCGGCACGATGGTGGCGGGCGCGCCGGGCACGCCCGTCTGGAACGAGCTGGTGACCCGCGAGACGTCCACGGTCGGCAAGTTCTACGAGTCGGTGTTCGGCTACGACAAGGAGGCGGTGGTCTCGGCCGACTTCGACTACGTGACGCTGCACATCGACGGCCGCCCGGTCTGCTCCCTGCACGGCGTCGGAAACGCCCTGCCGCGCGACAAGGGCGCGCACTGGATGACGTACTTCGAGGTCGCGGACACGGACGAGGCGGCGGCCAGGGTGGTGGAGCTGGGCGGCCAGGTGCTGAGGCCCCCGCACGAGGGATCCAGCGGCCGCACGGCGACGGTGGCGGACCCGGAGGGAGCGGTGTTCACGGTGGTCCGGTCAGCCCCCTAG
- a CDS encoding sulfurtransferase: protein MNAIISASELAAELAGARPPVLLDVRWQLSVAKAAGAAAFDGRAEYEAGHLPGAVFVDLDEELAGPPGAGGRHPLPDVAAFGAVMRRAGVSAGTPVVVYDGGQGWAAARAWWLLRWTGHRDVRVLDGGLAAWTGALSTDVPAPAEGDFAPEPGAVGLLDADGAAALARSGLLLDARAGERYRGEVEPIDRVGGHIPGAVSAPTTENVGPDGRFLAPEVLADRFKALGASGTEVGVYCGSGVSGAHEVLALAVAGIPAALYAGSWSQWSADESRPVATGPDPQ from the coding sequence ATGAACGCCATCATCAGCGCATCCGAACTGGCGGCCGAGCTGGCCGGGGCCCGCCCCCCGGTGCTCCTGGACGTCCGCTGGCAGCTCAGCGTGGCGAAGGCGGCCGGTGCCGCCGCCTTCGACGGCCGGGCCGAGTACGAGGCCGGGCACCTGCCCGGCGCGGTCTTCGTCGACCTCGACGAGGAGCTGGCGGGACCACCCGGCGCGGGCGGACGCCACCCGCTGCCCGACGTGGCGGCGTTCGGCGCCGTGATGCGCCGCGCGGGCGTGTCCGCCGGGACACCGGTGGTCGTCTACGACGGCGGCCAGGGCTGGGCGGCCGCGCGCGCCTGGTGGCTGCTGCGCTGGACGGGTCACCGGGACGTCCGGGTCCTCGACGGCGGGCTCGCCGCCTGGACCGGCGCCCTGTCCACGGACGTCCCGGCGCCCGCCGAGGGCGACTTCGCCCCCGAGCCCGGCGCGGTGGGCCTGCTCGACGCGGACGGGGCGGCCGCGCTCGCCCGCTCCGGACTGCTGCTCGACGCCCGCGCGGGGGAGCGGTACCGGGGCGAGGTCGAGCCCATCGACCGGGTCGGCGGCCACATCCCGGGCGCGGTCTCCGCCCCCACCACCGAGAACGTGGGCCCCGACGGGCGCTTCCTGGCCCCGGAGGTCCTCGCTGACCGCTTCAAGGCCCTGGGCGCCTCCGGCACCGAGGTCGGCGTCTACTGCGGCTCCGGGGTCTCCGGCGCCCACGAGGTGCTGGCCCTGGCGGTCGCGGGGATCCCGGCCGCGCTCTACGCCGGGTCCTGGTCGCAGTGGTCCGCGGACGAGTCCCGCCCGGTCGCGACGGGCCCCGACCCCCAGTAG
- the sepH gene encoding septation protein SepH: MPELRVVAVSNDGTRLVLKAADSTEYTLPIDERLRAAVRNDRARLGQIEIEVESHLRPRDIQARIRAGASAEEVAQLAGIPVDRVRRFEGPVLAERAFMAERARKTPVRRPGENTGPQLGEAVQERLLLRGADKDSVQWDSWRRDDGTWEVLLVYRVATEPHAASWTYDPPRRLVQAVDDEARSLIGESDDTPEPSFPFVPRIARLPRDRPLDRALDRQLERPTAPAPEPAADESDSLTSLLEAVPSFRGDMVVPERPAAPPEPPASEPEAEPEVEEPPAPAASAGAGAAYADVLMPRSVAGHRDRLTGTTDRQAEADGVRPGRRAAVPSWDEIVFGTRRKKQE; encoded by the coding sequence ATGCCCGAACTGCGTGTCGTGGCCGTCTCCAACGACGGCACACGACTGGTGCTCAAGGCTGCGGACAGCACGGAGTACACGCTTCCGATCGATGAGCGGCTGCGCGCCGCCGTGCGCAACGACCGCGCCCGGCTCGGGCAGATCGAGATCGAGGTCGAGAGCCACCTCCGGCCTCGCGACATCCAGGCACGGATACGTGCGGGTGCCTCCGCCGAGGAGGTCGCCCAGCTCGCCGGGATCCCCGTCGACCGGGTCCGGCGCTTCGAGGGCCCGGTGCTCGCGGAGCGTGCCTTCATGGCCGAGCGGGCGCGCAAGACCCCCGTGCGGCGCCCCGGCGAGAACACCGGTCCCCAGCTCGGCGAGGCCGTCCAGGAGCGGCTGCTGCTGCGCGGCGCCGACAAGGACAGCGTCCAGTGGGACTCCTGGCGCCGCGACGACGGCACCTGGGAAGTCCTGCTCGTGTACCGGGTGGCCACCGAGCCGCACGCGGCGAGCTGGACCTACGACCCGCCGCGCCGGCTCGTCCAGGCCGTCGACGACGAGGCCCGTTCGCTGATCGGCGAGAGCGACGACACCCCCGAGCCGAGCTTCCCGTTCGTGCCGAGGATCGCCCGGCTGCCCCGGGACCGGCCGCTGGACCGCGCCCTGGACCGCCAGTTGGAGCGCCCCACCGCGCCCGCCCCGGAACCGGCGGCGGACGAGAGCGACTCGCTCACCAGCCTCCTGGAGGCCGTGCCGAGCTTCCGGGGCGACATGGTGGTGCCCGAGCGGCCCGCCGCTCCGCCGGAGCCCCCGGCGAGCGAGCCCGAGGCGGAGCCCGAGGTCGAGGAGCCGCCCGCACCGGCGGCGTCGGCGGGCGCCGGCGCGGCGTACGCGGACGTCCTGATGCCCCGCTCGGTGGCCGGTCACCGTGATCGCCTCACCGGCACCACGGACCGCCAGGCCGAGGCGGACGGCGTCCGGCCCGGCCGCCGGGCGGCCGTGCCGAGCTGGGACGAGATCGTCTTCGGAACCCGGCGCAAGAAACAGGAGTAG
- a CDS encoding D-arabinono-1,4-lactone oxidase — protein MSGASSSTWRNWAGNVTARPVREVSPASVAELADAVRRAAEEGLKVKAVGTGHSFTTAAATDGVLIRPDLLTGIREIDRTAMTVTVEAGTPLKRLNTVLAREGLSLTNMGDIMEQTVAGATSTGTHGTGRDSASIAAQITALELITADGSLLKCSAEENPEVFAAARIGLGALGVVSALTFAVEPEFLLTAREEPMTFDKVTSEFDALHAENEHFEFYWFPHTGNCNTKRNNRSAGPAAPPGRVSGWIEDEFMSNGLFQVVCSLGRAVPATIPAIAKVSSRALSARTYTDIPYKVFTSPRRVRFVEMEYAVPREAVVAALREVRSLVERSNLRVSFPVEVRTAPADDIALSTASGRDTAYIAVHMYKGTPYQAYFTAVERIMTAHAGRPHWGKVHTRDAEYFAEAYPRFGEFTALRDRLDPDRLFGNAYLRRVLGD, from the coding sequence ATGAGCGGAGCGAGCAGCAGCACGTGGCGTAACTGGGCGGGCAACGTGACGGCCCGGCCGGTGCGGGAGGTCTCGCCCGCCTCGGTGGCCGAACTGGCCGACGCCGTGCGCCGGGCGGCCGAGGAGGGCCTGAAGGTGAAGGCGGTCGGCACCGGCCACTCCTTCACCACGGCCGCCGCCACCGACGGCGTGCTCATACGCCCGGACCTGCTCACCGGCATCCGGGAGATCGACCGTACGGCCATGACCGTGACCGTCGAGGCGGGCACGCCCCTGAAGCGGCTGAACACGGTCCTCGCGCGCGAGGGCCTCTCGCTCACCAACATGGGCGACATCATGGAGCAGACGGTCGCCGGGGCCACCTCCACCGGCACCCACGGCACCGGCCGCGACTCGGCCTCGATAGCCGCGCAGATCACGGCGCTCGAACTGATCACCGCGGACGGCTCGCTGCTGAAGTGCTCGGCCGAGGAGAACCCCGAGGTCTTCGCGGCGGCCCGGATCGGGCTCGGGGCGCTCGGCGTCGTCTCGGCCCTCACCTTCGCCGTGGAGCCCGAGTTCCTGCTCACCGCGCGCGAGGAGCCGATGACCTTCGACAAGGTCACCTCGGAGTTCGACGCGCTGCACGCGGAGAACGAGCACTTCGAGTTCTACTGGTTCCCGCACACCGGCAACTGCAACACCAAGCGCAACAACCGCAGCGCCGGTCCCGCCGCCCCGCCCGGCCGGGTGAGCGGCTGGATCGAGGACGAGTTCATGTCCAACGGCCTCTTCCAGGTCGTCTGTTCGCTGGGCCGGGCCGTCCCCGCGACGATCCCCGCGATCGCCAAGGTTTCCAGCCGCGCCCTCTCCGCCCGTACGTACACCGACATTCCGTACAAGGTCTTCACAAGTCCGCGTCGGGTGCGGTTCGTGGAGATGGAGTACGCGGTGCCGCGCGAGGCCGTAGTGGCGGCGCTGCGCGAAGTGCGGTCGCTGGTCGAGCGGTCGAACCTGCGGGTGAGCTTCCCGGTCGAGGTGCGCACCGCCCCGGCCGACGACATCGCGCTCTCCACGGCGTCGGGGCGCGACACCGCGTACATCGCCGTGCACATGTACAAGGGCACGCCGTACCAGGCGTACTTCACCGCCGTGGAGCGGATCATGACCGCGCACGCGGGCCGTCCGCACTGGGGCAAGGTGCACACCCGCGACGCCGAGTACTTCGCCGAGGCCTATCCGCGCTTCGGCGAGTTCACGGCGCTGCGCGACCGGCTCGACCCGGACCGGCTGTTCGGCAACGCGTATCTGCGCCGGGTGCTCGGGGACTGA
- a CDS encoding MFS transporter — translation MSSPYRAIFAAPGTKRFSAAGLLGRMPLSMMGIGIVTMVSQLTGRYGLAGALSATLAMSAAVLGPYISRLVDRHGQRRVLRPATLAAVAAVAGLLVCAQQGAPDWSLFVFSGAAGCVPSVGSMVRARWAELYRGDGQSLHAAYSWESIVDELCFIVGPILSIGLSTAWFAEAGPLMAAGFLVVGVFWLTAQRATEPVPHPREHHTGGSALRSPGLQVLVATFVATGAIFGAVDVVTVAFADERGHKAAASLVLAVYALGSCLAGAVFGLLRLKGAPATRWLVGVCAMAVSMIPLQLAGSLPFLAVALFVAGLSIAPTMVTTMALVEQHVPRSKLTEGMTWTSTGLAVGVALGSSAAGWAVDAAGARSGYLVPVVAGALAAAVAFLGYRRLRRPAPQREGLGADERSEQQHVA, via the coding sequence ATGTCCAGTCCGTACCGCGCGATATTCGCCGCCCCCGGCACCAAGCGGTTCTCCGCGGCCGGGCTGCTCGGCCGGATGCCGCTGTCCATGATGGGCATCGGCATCGTCACGATGGTCTCCCAGCTCACCGGCCGCTACGGGCTGGCCGGGGCGCTCTCCGCGACCCTCGCGATGTCGGCCGCCGTGCTCGGGCCGTACATCTCGCGCCTGGTCGACCGGCACGGCCAGCGCCGGGTGCTGCGCCCCGCGACGCTCGCCGCGGTGGCCGCCGTGGCCGGGCTGCTCGTCTGCGCCCAGCAGGGCGCGCCGGACTGGTCGCTGTTCGTGTTCTCGGGAGCCGCGGGCTGTGTGCCGAGCGTCGGCTCCATGGTCCGGGCCCGCTGGGCCGAGCTGTACCGGGGCGACGGGCAGAGCCTGCACGCCGCGTACTCGTGGGAGTCGATCGTCGACGAGCTCTGCTTCATCGTCGGGCCGATCCTCTCCATCGGACTCTCCACCGCCTGGTTCGCCGAGGCGGGGCCGCTGATGGCGGCCGGGTTCCTGGTCGTCGGCGTCTTCTGGCTGACCGCCCAGCGCGCCACCGAGCCCGTGCCGCACCCGCGCGAGCACCACACCGGCGGCTCCGCGCTGCGCTCGCCCGGCCTCCAGGTCCTCGTCGCCACCTTCGTCGCCACCGGCGCGATCTTCGGCGCGGTCGACGTGGTCACGGTGGCCTTCGCGGACGAGCGCGGCCACAAGGCGGCGGCCAGCCTGGTGCTCGCCGTCTACGCGCTCGGCTCCTGCCTCGCGGGAGCGGTGTTCGGGCTGCTGCGCCTCAAGGGGGCCCCGGCCACGAGGTGGCTGGTGGGAGTGTGTGCGATGGCGGTGAGTATGATCCCGCTCCAACTGGCCGGGAGCCTGCCGTTCCTGGCCGTGGCGCTCTTTGTCGCGGGCCTGTCCATCGCACCGACGATGGTGACCACCATGGCCCTCGTCGAACAGCACGTACCGCGCAGCAAGCTCACCGAGGGCATGACCTGGACGAGTACCGGGCTCGCGGTCGGTGTGGCGCTCGGGTCGTCGGCCGCCGGCTGGGCGGTGGACGCGGCGGGCGCGCGCTCGGGGTATCTGGTGCCCGTCGTGGCGGGAGCGCTCGCGGCCGCGGTGGCGTTCCTGGGGTACCGCCGGCTGCGCAGGCCGGCGCCGCAACGGGAGGGGCTCGGAGCAGATGAGCGGAGCGAGCAGCAGCACGTGGCGTAA
- a CDS encoding ferrochelatase has protein sequence MSDLRDQAPGAAGDAAPYDALLLLSFGGPEGPDDVVPFLENVTRGRGIPKERLKEVGQHYFLFGGVSPINDQNRALLDALREDFAQNSLDLPVHWGNRNWAPYLTDTLREMALAGHRRILVLTTSAYASYSGCRQYRENLADALAALEAEGVEPPRVDKLRHYFNHPGFVRPMIDGVLASLNDLPEEVRAGAHLAFTTHSIPDASADTSGPAEEHGEGGAYVREHLDVARLIADAVREETGVERPWELVYQSRSGAPHIPWLEPDICDHLETLHGKGVPAVVMVPIGFVSDHMEVLYDLDTEATAKAAELGLPVVRSATVGADPRFAAAVRELVLERAATERGASVERCALGALGPSHDLCPVGCCPARAPRPAAAGADSPYA, from the coding sequence ATGTCCGATCTGCGCGATCAAGCTCCTGGAGCGGCCGGCGACGCGGCTCCGTACGACGCCCTGCTGCTGCTCTCCTTCGGCGGCCCCGAGGGCCCCGACGACGTGGTCCCGTTCCTGGAGAACGTGACGCGCGGCCGGGGCATCCCCAAGGAGCGGCTCAAGGAGGTGGGGCAGCACTACTTCCTGTTCGGCGGGGTCAGCCCCATCAACGACCAGAACCGCGCCCTCCTGGACGCGCTGCGCGAGGACTTCGCGCAGAACAGCCTGGACCTCCCGGTCCACTGGGGCAACCGGAACTGGGCGCCGTACCTGACGGACACCCTGCGCGAGATGGCCCTGGCGGGCCACCGCCGCATCCTCGTGCTCACCACCAGCGCCTACGCGTCGTACTCGGGCTGCCGCCAGTACCGGGAGAACCTGGCGGACGCGCTGGCCGCCCTTGAGGCGGAGGGCGTCGAGCCGCCGCGCGTGGACAAGCTGCGCCACTACTTCAACCACCCCGGCTTCGTGCGCCCGATGATCGACGGCGTCCTGGCCTCGCTGAACGACCTCCCCGAGGAGGTCCGCGCCGGCGCCCACCTCGCGTTCACCACGCACTCGATCCCGGACGCCTCCGCCGACACCTCCGGCCCGGCCGAGGAGCACGGGGAGGGCGGCGCCTATGTGCGCGAGCACCTGGACGTGGCCCGGCTGATCGCCGACGCGGTGCGCGAGGAGACCGGCGTGGAGCGGCCCTGGGAGCTCGTCTACCAGTCCCGCTCCGGCGCCCCGCACATCCCCTGGCTGGAGCCGGACATCTGCGACCACCTGGAGACGCTGCACGGCAAGGGCGTGCCCGCGGTCGTGATGGTGCCCATCGGCTTCGTCTCGGACCACATGGAGGTCCTGTACGACCTGGACACGGAGGCCACCGCCAAGGCCGCCGAGCTCGGTCTGCCGGTCGTGCGCTCCGCCACGGTCGGCGCGGACCCCCGGTTCGCCGCCGCCGTGCGCGAGCTCGTCCTGGAGCGGGCGGCCACCGAGCGCGGGGCGAGCGTCGAGCGCTGCGCCCTGGGCGCGCTCGGCCCCTCTCACGACCTCTGCCCGGTCGGCTGCTGCCCGGCCCGCGCCCCCCGGCCCGCCGCGGCCGGCGCCGACAGCCCGTACGCGTAA
- a CDS encoding inositol monophosphatase family protein, with product MTDNAESVENGGHAENAGHAENAELLALALEAARRAGALLRDGRPDDLGVAATKTSSIDVVTEMDIAAEKLITGFLSEHRPADGFLGEEGASSEGTSGVRWVIDPLDGTVNYLYGLPTWAVSIAAERDGVRVAGVVEAPMRGETYHAVLGGGAFLGERRLRCRPAAPLEQSLLGTGFAYVQSVRAHQASVVQRLIPRFRDIRRGGSAAIDLCDVAAGRLDAYYERGLNPWDLAAGDLIAREAGALTGGRAGDPPSRELTIAATPELFGPLQALLEEHGAWHD from the coding sequence ATGACCGACAACGCCGAGAGCGTCGAGAACGGCGGGCACGCCGAGAACGCCGGGCACGCCGAGAACGCAGAACTGCTCGCGCTCGCCCTGGAGGCCGCCCGCCGGGCCGGGGCGCTGCTGCGGGACGGGCGCCCGGACGACCTGGGCGTCGCCGCCACCAAGACGAGCTCCATCGACGTCGTCACCGAGATGGACATCGCCGCCGAGAAACTGATCACCGGCTTCCTCTCCGAGCACCGCCCCGCCGACGGCTTCCTCGGCGAGGAGGGCGCCTCCAGCGAGGGCACCAGCGGCGTCCGCTGGGTCATCGACCCGCTCGACGGCACCGTCAACTACCTGTACGGGCTGCCCACTTGGGCCGTCTCCATCGCCGCCGAGCGCGACGGCGTGCGGGTCGCGGGCGTGGTCGAGGCCCCGATGCGCGGCGAGACGTACCACGCGGTGCTCGGCGGCGGCGCGTTCCTCGGCGAGCGGCGGCTGCGCTGCCGCCCGGCCGCCCCGCTGGAGCAGTCCCTGCTCGGCACCGGCTTCGCCTACGTGCAGTCGGTCCGCGCCCACCAGGCGTCCGTCGTCCAGCGGCTGATCCCGCGGTTCCGGGACATCCGGCGCGGCGGCTCGGCCGCGATCGACCTGTGCGACGTGGCGGCCGGGCGGCTCGACGCGTACTACGAGCGCGGGCTCAATCCCTGGGACCTGGCGGCGGGCGACCTCATCGCGCGCGAGGCGGGCGCCCTGACCGGCGGGCGCGCGGGCGACCCGCCCTCCCGCGAGCTGACGATCGCGGCGACCCCGGAGCTCTTCGGCCCCCTCCAGGCCCTCCTGGAGGAGCACGGCGCCTGGCACGACTGA